From Thalassotalea psychrophila:
TTGTTTCTTGTTGTTGCTCAAGCAAGGCGATTAAGTTGCCATCTTTTACATCATCTATTGTAGTAAATGCTGATATACAAGCAATTCCAGCTCCTTTTACTGCTAGTTGTTTTATCGTTTCACCATTGTCGGCAAAAATGCTCGGCTCAATAACGACTAAGTTATTGTTGTTATCTTTTATTGGCCAAGTATTTAATTTACTGGGTTTGCTAAAGCCTAAGCACTTATGCTGGATTAAATCTTCTGCGCAACTTGGACGACCAAACTGCTTTATATAGGTTGGTGCAGCATAAAGTTTGCGATGCGTGTGTCCCAGCTTTTTCGCTTTTAATGAAGAGTCTTCTAAGGTTCCTATGCGTATAGCCACATCAACTTTTCGATCAATCAAGTTAATGTTCGATTCGTGTGCTTCCAATACCACTTTTACGTGCGGAAACAACTGGTTAAATCCTGAGATTAAAGGGGCGAGGGCATGAATAGCAAATGGGGTGGCAGCATCAATTCTTAACATCCCCTTAGGTATAGTCTTTTCTTCTATCAAATATGCTTCGGTGTCTTTAATACTGTTAACAATTTCATTAGCTTTAGAAAACAACCACTCTCCCTCTTGGGTAAGGCTTATTTTTCGAGTAGTGCGGTGCAACAAGGTTGTACCGTATTGTTGCTCGAGCTTCTTTATGCT
This genomic window contains:
- a CDS encoding LysR family transcriptional regulator, yielding MLKTQIIDLEIFIAVVESLSFTKAAEQLNIAASVVSRSIKKLEQQYGTTLLHRTTRKISLTQEGEWLFSKANEIVNSIKDTEAYLIEEKTIPKGMLRIDAATPFAIHALAPLISGFNQLFPHVKVVLEAHESNINLIDRKVDVAIRIGTLEDSSLKAKKLGHTHRKLYAAPTYIKQFGRPSCAEDLIQHKCLGFSKPSKLNTWPIKDNNNNLVVIEPSIFADNGETIKQLAVKGAGIACISAFTTIDDVKDGNLIALLEQQQETINIPVYAVYYADKAMSSRVRVFIDYISEHINLG